The Pristis pectinata isolate sPriPec2 chromosome 28, sPriPec2.1.pri, whole genome shotgun sequence genome includes a window with the following:
- the LOC127583930 gene encoding bcl-2-related protein A1-like produces MQAPERIMSCERPDSEEFCYFLAKDYFRFVLDGSESQPAANNVVETLRRSGSSLDRSGRELEHCINKLNLSSIEEVERVLPSLMREIYSDGIDNWGRIVTLYAFCGVLVSNLKKKGVPERELIEGVAQCLAQYTWTHKAAWIKENGGWEKGFVEHFQEKKNSHFYTKIAAFTGIVAAFSFVIYQH; encoded by the exons ATGCAAGCCCCTGAACGTATCATGAGCTGCGAACGTCCAGACTCCGAGGAGTTCTGTTACTTTTTGGCGAAGGATTATTTTCGCTTTGTGTTAGATGGTTCCGAGTCGCAGCCGGCAGCCAACAACGTAGTGGAAACCCTGCGCAGGTCTGGCTCCTCCTTGGATCGATCCGGCCGGGAGTTAGAGCATTGCATTAACAAACTCAACCTAAGTTCTATTGAAGAGGTGGAACGAGTGCTCCCCAGCCTAATGAGGGAAATTTACTCGGATGGGATTGATAACTGGGGCAGAATTGTAACTCTCTACGCTTTCTGTGGAGTCCTAGTTAGTAACCTGAAAAAGAAAGGTGTCCCGGAGCGAGAGCTGATTGAGGGCGTAGCTCAGTGTTTGGCTCAGTACACCTGGACTCACAAAGCTGCCTGGATCAAAGAAAACGGTGGATGG GAGAAAGGCTTCGTGGAACACTTCCAGGAGAAAAAGAATTCGCACTTTTACACCAAGATAGCTGCTTTCACAGGGATTGTTGCTGCCTTTTCCTTTGTGATCTACCAGCACTGA